From the genome of Candidatus Roizmanbacteria bacterium, one region includes:
- a CDS encoding DMT family transporter, with protein sequence MSAVGVIIMLLSTVGYSLIYPLLKKGGEKISTFSLLAISTGVVCLMSVAMSLLTEKNSLVRSFSEKNYIWFVLIAGFINFFAFWLGVVAFRYMSVWQQQLFGLLLPVVGAIAAYFLLKEAISPRLFIGLVIMSLGLYVALR encoded by the coding sequence ATGAGTGCTGTCGGAGTTATCATAATGCTGCTTTCTACCGTTGGTTATTCTCTCATTTACCCACTATTGAAGAAAGGGGGAGAAAAAATCTCTACATTTTCCTTATTGGCAATCTCTACTGGGGTAGTTTGTCTTATGTCAGTGGCTATGAGTTTGTTGACTGAGAAAAACTCACTTGTTAGGTCTTTTAGTGAAAAAAATTATATATGGTTTGTTCTGATAGCTGGATTTATTAATTTTTTTGCTTTTTGGTTAGGAGTAGTCGCATTTAGGTATATGTCTGTTTGGCAACAACAACTATTCGGTCTTTTATTACCAGTAGTGGGCGCAATTGCCGCATACTTTCTCCTTAAAGAAGCGATTAGCCCAAGATTATTTATAGGTCTAGTCATCATGTCCCTTGGTCTATATGTTGCTTTGAGGTAG
- a CDS encoding DUF1653 domain-containing protein has product MKLGRYRHSKTGNMYRAIGVALHSETLEEMVVYECLYDNPRSKLWVRPKHMFLEDIVLNGKSVPQIFWESDLSLDK; this is encoded by the coding sequence ATGAAGTTAGGAAGATATAGGCACTCAAAGACGGGAAATATGTATCGAGCAATCGGTGTGGCTCTTCACTCAGAAACTCTCGAGGAGATGGTCGTATATGAATGCTTGTATGACAATCCAAGGAGTAAGCTCTGGGTAAGACCAAAGCATATGTTTCTAGAAGATATTGTTTTGAATGGAAAGTCCGTTCCTCAAATTTTTTGGGAGAGTGATTTATCACTTGATAAGTAA
- a CDS encoding lactate utilization protein: MKYTHPVSEEVVNKTIEALTKNGISAELVQTAEEAKNKLLSLIPEGAEVMTMTSITLEEAGLAKELNSSSKYKSVRNKLASMNRDTEHREMQKLGAAPEWVVGSVHAVTEEGEAVVTSGTGSQLPAYLYGASHVLWVVGTQKIVKNVAEAMNRIKEHLIPLESVRARKAYGLPDTWNTNPSKTVVINQEAPDRIHIIFVNQKLGF; encoded by the coding sequence ATGAAATACACTCACCCAGTGTCTGAGGAAGTCGTTAATAAAACCATTGAAGCTCTTACCAAGAATGGTATATCCGCAGAATTAGTACAAACGGCAGAAGAGGCAAAGAATAAGCTTCTCTCTCTTATTCCAGAAGGTGCAGAGGTCATGACAATGACCTCGATTACACTTGAGGAAGCTGGACTCGCTAAGGAACTCAATTCTTCATCAAAATACAAGTCGGTTCGCAATAAACTCGCCTCGATGAATCGTGACACAGAGCATCGCGAAATGCAAAAATTGGGAGCGGCTCCCGAGTGGGTAGTCGGTAGTGTTCATGCGGTTACCGAAGAGGGTGAGGCTGTGGTCACTTCAGGTACCGGTAGTCAGTTGCCAGCATATCTCTATGGAGCATCCCATGTTTTGTGGGTTGTCGGCACGCAAAAGATTGTAAAGAATGTAGCAGAGGCAATGAATCGAATTAAAGAACATCTTATCCCTCTCGAGTCGGTCCGTGCCCGAAAAGCATACGGTTTACCAGATACTTGGAATACGAATCCAAGTAAAACGGTTGTGATTAACCAAGAAGCTCCTGACCGGATTCACATCATTTTTGTGAATCAGAAGCTCGGTTTCTAA
- the ung gene encoding uracil-DNA glycosylase: protein MQDIRIETTWKDKLSQEFTKSYWKTLSSTVREQYLSKIVYPPAKQVFRAFDLCPFEKTKVVIVGQDPYHGPNQANGLCFAVNDGVGLPPSLKNIYKEIKSDLGVSSLESGDLTRWASQGVLMLNSVLTVLANTPASHKDMGWEQFTDAVIHSLNAKKKHVVYMLWGKYAQAKGSVIDRENNLVLTSGHPSPFSATLFFNNHHFSKCNSYLEKHGLSPIDWR, encoded by the coding sequence ATGCAAGATATCAGAATTGAAACAACTTGGAAGGATAAACTTTCGCAAGAATTTACTAAGTCTTACTGGAAGACTCTTAGCAGTACTGTTAGAGAACAATACTTAAGTAAAATAGTCTACCCGCCCGCCAAACAAGTTTTCCGCGCTTTCGATCTCTGTCCCTTCGAAAAAACTAAGGTCGTCATCGTCGGGCAAGATCCCTATCACGGCCCGAATCAAGCAAATGGACTTTGCTTTGCGGTGAATGATGGAGTAGGTCTTCCCCCATCGCTGAAAAATATTTATAAAGAGATAAAAAGTGATCTTGGCGTTAGCTCCTTAGAATCCGGAGATCTGACACGGTGGGCCTCTCAAGGAGTCTTGATGTTAAACAGCGTGCTTACGGTACTCGCGAACACTCCCGCCTCCCATAAAGATATGGGTTGGGAACAGTTTACCGACGCCGTTATTCATTCCCTTAACGCAAAGAAAAAACACGTTGTTTATATGCTCTGGGGAAAGTATGCCCAGGCAAAAGGATCGGTAATTGATCGAGAGAACAATCTCGTACTTACATCAGGTCATCCATCCCCGTTCTCAGCCACTCTATTTTTTAACAACCATCACTTCAGCAAATGTAATAGCTATCTAGAAAAGCATGGACTCAGTCCTATCGATTGGAGATAG
- a CDS encoding VIT family protein: protein MPDLKKEPVNTITHPEFHKDININLRLNYIRALVLGANDGIVSIAGLVVGIAGATASAHIIFTGGMAGIIAGAISMAAGEYVSVSSLRDTEIALLEKEKYELKHFPEMELKELAGLYELKGLSKKTAIQVAKELSAEDPYKAHVDAELGIDPNNLTNPWHAALASSVSFLVGSSIPLLAVMLPPENIRVPTTFFSVILALVITGTVSAKISKAPLMRAIMRVVIGGAVAMVVTYSIGYLFGVQTSI, encoded by the coding sequence ATGCCCGACCTAAAAAAGGAGCCAGTTAATACAATTACACATCCAGAGTTTCATAAAGATATAAATATCAACTTAAGGCTCAACTACATCAGAGCACTGGTGCTTGGAGCAAATGATGGCATTGTTTCAATTGCTGGACTAGTGGTTGGAATTGCTGGTGCTACGGCATCTGCGCACATAATTTTTACAGGAGGTATGGCTGGCATTATAGCCGGTGCTATATCAATGGCCGCTGGAGAGTATGTATCGGTAAGTAGCTTACGTGACACTGAAATTGCACTTTTGGAAAAAGAAAAATACGAGCTTAAGCATTTCCCTGAGATGGAACTCAAGGAGCTTGCTGGTCTTTATGAACTAAAAGGACTTTCTAAGAAAACCGCAATTCAGGTTGCGAAGGAGCTATCAGCAGAGGATCCCTATAAGGCGCATGTGGACGCTGAGTTAGGAATTGATCCTAACAATCTCACAAACCCTTGGCACGCTGCCTTAGCATCGTCAGTGTCATTCCTAGTAGGTTCTTCTATTCCGCTACTTGCAGTGATGTTGCCTCCAGAAAATATAAGAGTTCCAACAACGTTTTTTTCTGTGATATTAGCACTTGTGATAACTGGAACAGTGAGCGCAAAAATTTCCAAAGCGCCATTAATGAGAGCCATTATGCGCGTGGTAATTGGGGGAGCGGTGGCAATGGTAGTTACTTACTCAATTGGTTATCTCTTTGGCGTGCAGACGAGCATATAA
- a CDS encoding vitamin K epoxide reductase family protein encodes MKKESIFKYVKWFAMFGVLLAVYLLWQQIAQPAFKPCSINATINCDAVITGPVSKTFGISTPLFGLVGYVVILIASILKKPKLMLSMATFGLVFCLWIAYQELVLLRVICPVCILCQIVMLSVFTLSIKVQKKAD; translated from the coding sequence ATGAAAAAGGAATCAATTTTTAAGTATGTAAAATGGTTCGCTATGTTCGGAGTGTTACTCGCGGTATATCTACTTTGGCAGCAGATAGCACAACCAGCTTTTAAACCATGCAGTATAAACGCAACGATTAACTGTGACGCAGTTATTACCGGACCTGTCTCAAAAACCTTTGGTATCTCGACTCCTTTATTTGGTCTTGTTGGATACGTTGTTATTTTAATCGCATCTATCCTAAAGAAACCAAAACTAATGCTTTCAATGGCGACCTTCGGTCTTGTATTTTGCTTATGGATAGCGTATCAGGAGTTAGTGTTGCTTCGAGTTATCTGTCCGGTATGTATTCTTTGCCAGATTGTAATGCTCTCTGTATTTACCCTCTCGATCAAGGTTCAAAAGAAGGCTGATTGA
- a CDS encoding NADP-dependent malic enzyme: MKSSSIDKAALQFHKKYQGKLITSSVRPIKTKQDLSLVYTPGVGAVSKLIAEHPSNSFKYTMRGRTIAVVSDGSAVLGLGNIGPEAALPVMEGKSLLMREFAGVDSVPLVINTQDASEIIKFVSLIAPTFAGINLEDISAPRCFQIEEALQDIGIPVFHDDQHGTAVVVTAALKNAAKVVGKKYENLHVVIVGAGAAGLATAKMLLGLQCRSDRCEIVPGGARVKDVIVVDKKGAILPGRDNLNIYKQAVASLSNIHRKSGSLLQVIEGTDVIIGVSGPGSIKPEMIKRMAPNAIVFAMANPIPEIMPEDAKAAGAAVVATGRSDLPNQINNALAFPGIFRAVIKGRLKTITPQMKQAASDTIARMIKKPTAQSIIPGPFTPKLAETVAKAVLKYAKAEDKIIV; encoded by the coding sequence ATGAAAAGTTCTTCGATAGATAAAGCTGCCCTCCAGTTTCATAAGAAATATCAGGGTAAACTTATCACTTCCTCAGTCCGTCCTATCAAAACAAAACAAGATCTGTCTCTGGTTTATACTCCAGGCGTCGGTGCAGTTAGTAAATTGATCGCCGAGCATCCTAGCAATTCTTTTAAATACACTATGAGAGGTCGAACGATTGCTGTCGTATCCGACGGTTCCGCTGTTCTGGGACTTGGCAACATCGGACCAGAAGCAGCTCTCCCAGTCATGGAAGGAAAGTCACTTCTCATGCGAGAGTTTGCAGGCGTTGACTCCGTGCCTTTGGTGATCAATACGCAGGATGCCTCTGAGATTATTAAGTTTGTGTCGCTTATTGCACCTACGTTTGCTGGAATCAACCTTGAGGATATTAGTGCTCCTCGCTGTTTTCAGATCGAGGAGGCGCTGCAGGATATCGGGATTCCTGTTTTTCATGATGATCAGCACGGTACGGCGGTTGTGGTAACTGCAGCGCTGAAAAATGCAGCGAAGGTAGTGGGGAAAAAGTACGAGAATCTTCATGTGGTGATCGTCGGTGCAGGCGCTGCTGGACTTGCGACCGCAAAGATGCTTCTTGGACTTCAGTGCAGAAGCGATCGATGCGAGATCGTTCCAGGTGGTGCGCGCGTAAAGGATGTTATTGTCGTGGATAAGAAAGGCGCGATTCTCCCAGGTCGTGATAATCTCAACATCTATAAGCAGGCAGTCGCAAGTCTCTCAAACATTCATCGCAAATCAGGATCTTTACTTCAGGTGATAGAAGGGACAGATGTAATCATCGGTGTTTCGGGCCCTGGGAGTATCAAGCCCGAGATGATTAAACGAATGGCTCCAAACGCGATTGTATTTGCGATGGCAAATCCCATTCCCGAAATTATGCCCGAAGATGCAAAAGCCGCAGGTGCGGCTGTTGTTGCAACGGGAAGAAGCGATCTACCCAATCAGATTAATAATGCGCTCGCATTCCCCGGTATTTTTCGCGCAGTTATCAAAGGTCGTCTAAAAACGATTACTCCTCAGATGAAGCAGGCGGCATCTGACACAATTGCGCGCATGATTAAAAAACCAACAGCACAATCGATTATTCCTGGACCATTTACTCCAAAACTTGCGGAGACCGTTGCAAAAGCAGTTCTCAAGTATGCAAAAGCAGAGGATAAAATCATTGTCTAA
- a CDS encoding helix-turn-helix transcriptional regulator has protein sequence MSTLHCKKLSDKTNDAISLLGDTWTLAIIGSLAKEEQRFCELQRSLDGLNPVTLTQRLKKLEKEKIISRKEETVDKISVVYGLTTKGRSILPVIQELEKYANKFL, from the coding sequence ATGTCAACATTACATTGCAAAAAATTATCAGACAAAACTAACGATGCGATATCTCTGTTGGGAGATACGTGGACCTTGGCAATTATCGGATCGCTTGCAAAAGAGGAGCAACGTTTTTGCGAATTGCAAAGATCTCTTGATGGTCTTAATCCAGTTACCTTAACTCAACGATTAAAAAAACTTGAAAAAGAAAAAATAATTAGTCGAAAGGAAGAAACAGTGGACAAGATTTCCGTCGTATATGGACTTACAACAAAAGGTCGCTCAATACTTCCGGTCATACAGGAGCTCGAGAAGTATGCTAATAAATTTCTCTGA
- a CDS encoding RNA-binding protein, protein MDNNKLFIGSLPWAVNNDSLRDLFAQYGEITDAVVIMDRDSGRSKGFGFVTFASQDSAEKALEMDGKEVEGRKIVVNKAKPQVKREGGFGR, encoded by the coding sequence ATGGATAATAATAAATTATTTATCGGAAGCCTACCTTGGGCAGTAAACAACGATTCACTTCGTGATTTATTTGCGCAGTACGGTGAGATCACTGACGCTGTTGTCATCATGGACAGAGATTCAGGAAGATCAAAAGGTTTCGGATTCGTTACTTTTGCTAGCCAAGATTCTGCTGAAAAAGCACTTGAAATGGATGGTAAAGAAGTCGAAGGTCGAAAGATCGTCGTTAACAAAGCTAAACCTCAGGTTAAACGTGAGGGTGGTTTTGGAAGATAA
- a CDS encoding MFS transporter — translation MNRNLAIVALIAVVNALGYGIIIPILYSYSRQFGLSDFQNGLLFSTFALCSFIATPVIGRLSDKYGRKPLLIFSLIGTAVSFFMAAWAPSAAFLFLARALDGATAGNISVASAVIADATDVKNRAKGFGLIGAAFGFGFVFGPAISAFAIGYSIKLPFIIAGSVSILAVLVTALFLPETNKHIGQIEHKKLFDFPRLWHALFEGQVGRTLLISLLYATSFGLFIYALQPVALKVLHLTPQLLAVLFTVFGIAGLITQAIIFSRLTKRFKLTSLFTFALFGVSIVFASLFFANIFSIFVGLCILLSLGNGIVNPLTQTILSRETDAKSQGSILGLQASYLSIGQIMGPIIGGTIALYSIQAPFLIASLFCVTSFLLSRNIILTVHKESAFS, via the coding sequence ATGAACAGAAATTTAGCAATCGTTGCTCTCATTGCAGTCGTGAATGCACTGGGGTATGGAATAATTATTCCTATTCTCTATTCATACTCAAGGCAGTTTGGTCTTAGCGATTTTCAGAATGGCCTCCTCTTTTCAACCTTTGCACTGTGTTCTTTTATTGCCACCCCCGTTATAGGGAGACTCTCGGATAAATATGGAAGAAAACCACTACTTATTTTTTCATTAATTGGAACTGCAGTCTCTTTCTTCATGGCAGCTTGGGCGCCAAGCGCAGCATTCTTATTTCTTGCACGAGCCCTTGATGGAGCAACAGCTGGGAATATTTCTGTAGCTTCTGCTGTAATTGCCGATGCCACAGATGTAAAAAATCGAGCAAAAGGATTTGGATTGATAGGGGCTGCATTTGGATTCGGCTTTGTGTTTGGCCCTGCAATTTCAGCATTTGCAATTGGTTATTCAATCAAGCTTCCTTTTATCATAGCCGGCTCAGTTTCTATACTTGCGGTATTGGTTACTGCGCTCTTTCTCCCAGAAACCAATAAGCACATTGGACAAATTGAACATAAAAAATTATTTGACTTCCCGCGATTATGGCACGCATTATTTGAAGGACAGGTAGGTAGAACTTTACTAATCTCTCTTTTGTATGCAACCTCCTTTGGATTATTTATTTATGCTTTACAGCCAGTTGCACTAAAGGTTTTACATCTAACTCCTCAACTGCTTGCTGTTCTTTTTACAGTCTTCGGCATTGCCGGATTGATCACTCAAGCGATTATATTTTCTCGACTTACAAAGCGATTTAAACTGACTTCACTCTTTACATTCGCTCTTTTTGGGGTAAGTATAGTTTTTGCTTCATTATTTTTTGCAAACATTTTTTCCATTTTTGTGGGACTTTGTATTTTGCTGAGTTTAGGTAACGGAATTGTCAATCCTCTTACCCAAACGATCCTTTCTCGAGAAACTGATGCAAAATCACAAGGTTCAATTCTTGGTTTACAAGCTTCATACTTGAGTATAGGGCAGATTATGGGTCCTATAATTGGTGGCACAATAGCTCTTTATTCAATTCAAGCGCCATTTTTAATTGCATCACTTTTTTGCGTTACCTCATTTCTACTTTCAAGAAATATTATCCTCACTGTTCATAAGGAGTCTGCGTTCTCTTAA
- a CDS encoding NUDIX domain-containing protein: MNLIDKLAWIYIKDRKILSTRSKGKDAWYLPGGKREAGESDQQTIIREIKEELTADLVPDTLKYLGTFKAQAHGKPEGVFVQMTCYTGKYKGELTPSMEIEEMSWLTSDTDPKLLSPVDRIIFAYLKEKDLID; the protein is encoded by the coding sequence ATGAATCTCATAGATAAACTTGCCTGGATCTATATTAAGGATCGGAAGATTCTTTCGACACGGTCCAAAGGAAAAGATGCTTGGTATCTTCCCGGAGGAAAACGCGAGGCAGGAGAATCAGATCAGCAGACAATAATTCGTGAAATTAAAGAAGAACTTACTGCAGATCTCGTTCCCGATACCTTGAAATATCTTGGGACTTTCAAAGCACAGGCTCACGGAAAACCAGAGGGAGTTTTTGTCCAGATGACATGCTACACCGGCAAGTATAAGGGAGAATTAACACCATCCATGGAAATTGAAGAGATGAGTTGGCTTACGTCAGATACCGACCCCAAGCTCTTATCTCCCGTAGATCGTATCATCTTCGCATATCTAAAAGAGAAGGACCTCATAGATTAG
- a CDS encoding DEAD/DEAH box helicase, with protein sequence MNRSQPRGFNRGNFGNNSFGGRTSYGSKPQFRPRFNRPIKRLDPSLFVKKAKVQVIEPVSVSEAKFSEYAIIDHLKRNIADRGYLHPTPIQEKAIPEILAGRDVIGIANTGTGKTGAFLISFIDKVFKDKNQKVLIVVPTRELATQIGDEFRIFAKGTGLSIVTTVGGMNIRRQMYELRNRPNFVVGTPGRLKDLIGQRELNLGHFQNVVLDEVDRMVDMGFINDVKYLVSLLPKPRQSLFFSATVDEKTKDVLRTFVSDPVMVSVKQQNTAENIDQDIVRVGGGKLKLDVLCDLLAKPEFDKVIIFGRTKWGMERLAQNLRDRGFKASAIHGNKSQNQRQRALDDFKNGNLHILIGTDVASRGLDIENVTHVINYDAPETYDDYVHRIGRTGRAGKKGVALTFVD encoded by the coding sequence ATGAACAGATCGCAACCGAGAGGTTTTAATCGTGGAAATTTTGGCAACAACTCATTTGGTGGGCGTACATCGTATGGTTCTAAACCACAGTTTAGACCTCGCTTCAATAGACCAATCAAAAGACTTGACCCATCTCTTTTTGTAAAAAAAGCAAAGGTGCAGGTAATCGAACCGGTAAGCGTATCTGAAGCCAAGTTTAGTGAGTACGCAATTATCGATCATCTTAAGCGAAACATTGCAGATCGTGGATATCTTCACCCAACCCCAATCCAAGAAAAAGCAATTCCTGAGATCCTTGCAGGACGAGATGTGATCGGAATTGCCAACACAGGAACTGGTAAAACGGGAGCATTTTTAATTTCCTTTATTGACAAGGTTTTTAAAGATAAAAATCAAAAAGTACTGATCGTAGTTCCCACTCGAGAACTTGCCACTCAGATCGGTGATGAGTTCAGAATCTTCGCAAAGGGAACTGGCCTCAGTATCGTAACGACCGTTGGAGGAATGAATATTAGACGTCAGATGTACGAACTGCGAAATAGACCAAACTTTGTTGTCGGCACTCCCGGCCGTCTCAAGGATTTAATTGGTCAAAGAGAGCTTAATCTAGGACACTTTCAAAACGTTGTACTTGATGAGGTAGATCGAATGGTTGATATGGGTTTCATTAACGACGTGAAGTATCTCGTTTCGCTTTTGCCAAAACCACGTCAGTCACTTTTCTTTTCGGCAACGGTGGATGAGAAGACGAAGGATGTTCTTAGAACATTTGTGAGTGATCCGGTGATGGTCTCGGTAAAACAGCAAAATACAGCAGAGAACATTGATCAGGACATTGTAAGAGTAGGCGGCGGAAAACTTAAACTAGACGTCTTGTGCGATCTCTTAGCTAAACCAGAGTTTGATAAAGTAATAATTTTTGGTAGAACAAAATGGGGAATGGAACGATTGGCGCAAAACCTTCGCGATCGAGGATTTAAGGCATCTGCGATTCACGGAAATAAATCTCAGAATCAAAGACAGAGAGCTCTCGACGATTTCAAGAATGGAAATTTACATATCCTGATTGGTACAGACGTTGCTTCAAGAGGGTTGGACATAGAGAATGTAACTCATGTTATTAACTACGACGCTCCAGAGACATATGATGACTATGTTCATCGTATAGGTAGAACTGGGCGAGCTGGTAAAAAAGGGGTGGCACTTACCTTCGTGGATTAG
- a CDS encoding PH domain-containing protein — MEGPKNITLTYINIRQSISILIFKLVFIDLFFAGLVIGVYFFINTAIGILEQLSLDPSIFFFFFIAIGIVKLLLSTYTILLWLNEYYEITPEFVSHRKGIVHRTQEKYKLENLRKIIVNNTLFGEMFNFGTVSFFDIRLNKYLDMYLIHNPDRYANIFKKLIPDIEVKEDRIWLPYMKKLKMPNENRED, encoded by the coding sequence ATGGAAGGTCCAAAGAACATCACCTTAACCTACATCAACATTAGACAGAGCATCTCTATTCTCATTTTTAAACTCGTTTTTATCGATCTTTTTTTTGCTGGATTAGTTATTGGAGTTTATTTTTTTATCAATACTGCAATCGGTATACTTGAACAATTATCTCTTGATCCTAGCATCTTCTTTTTCTTTTTCATCGCAATTGGGATAGTGAAGCTTTTACTCAGTACCTATACTATATTACTTTGGTTAAACGAATACTATGAAATTACCCCAGAATTCGTCTCACACCGGAAAGGGATAGTTCACCGAACCCAAGAAAAGTACAAACTTGAAAATTTAAGAAAGATTATTGTAAATAATACTTTATTCGGAGAGATGTTTAATTTTGGTACCGTTAGTTTTTTTGACATAAGACTTAATAAGTATTTAGATATGTACCTCATTCATAACCCTGACAGGTATGCAAATATATTTAAAAAATTAATTCCTGACATTGAAGTTAAGGAGGACCGTATATGGCTACCTTACATGAAGAAACTAAAAATGCCGAATGAAAATCGTGAAGATTAA
- a CDS encoding VOC family protein, which produces MKLNPKTSIGHVHLKVSDLERSIRFYTEVLGFELTARYGTGAAFLSAGGYHHHIGLNTWESEGGTSPIHGTTGLCHFAILYPTRKDLANALKELQKAQYKITGASDHGVSEAIYLEDPDGNGIELYWDRPKSMWKYNSENIIVMGVEPLNLDDLLKEAD; this is translated from the coding sequence ATGAAACTCAACCCTAAAACATCTATCGGTCACGTTCACCTCAAGGTCTCGGACCTTGAGCGATCCATTCGTTTTTATACCGAAGTACTAGGATTCGAGCTAACTGCACGTTACGGAACAGGCGCAGCATTTTTGTCTGCTGGTGGATATCATCATCACATTGGTCTAAATACGTGGGAGAGCGAGGGAGGAACATCGCCAATACATGGGACGACCGGACTTTGTCACTTCGCAATTCTCTATCCAACCCGTAAAGATCTTGCCAATGCTCTTAAAGAGCTCCAGAAAGCACAATACAAAATCACTGGAGCATCGGATCATGGCGTATCCGAGGCTATCTACTTAGAAGATCCTGATGGAAATGGTATCGAACTATATTGGGACCGACCAAAATCTATGTGGAAGTATAACTCGGAAAATATAATTGTCATGGGAGTAGAGCCTTTGAACCTTGATGATTTACTTAAGGAAGCGGATTGA
- a CDS encoding DUF2079 domain-containing protein, with translation MLSLIQKNWDKLLLAILIGVYIITFSTLSILRHNAFASALDLGNMDQTVWNTLNGNFFSLTNNGQNVSRLAVHGDFLLVLFAPLYALWSNPRILLIVQSIYLGLGAVPLFLIAKSVLRNRAVALGFVLIYLLNPLIQWVNIFDFHTVSFMVPAFLSLFYCALNKRWKWYWLWFVLILLTKEETALQVFLFGISLWVVFKNRKIGVLTSLISGLWFCFLFFILMPKFSQSGEHWALAWYQNDGVGSLMNRVLFLPEIQNYYNLLLRSFGFLPLFGFPWLLLAGPEIVINVLSSHSEMHSIQYHYTSGIIPILLIASIYGVRYFSSLIRSKAAVVSGIVVGGALLIVLRTNYHYSPLPTTESCWCIVYRVTQEDIEFEKILQSIPQSASVTSSTEIHGHVSQRKEAYMLPYATESAQFIALIDQNRVIDNYGPKQEERGLIRRLNKEKKYLLITKIGHFYLYKKN, from the coding sequence ATGCTTTCGTTAATCCAAAAAAATTGGGACAAACTTCTTCTAGCCATTCTAATAGGTGTCTATATCATCACATTTTCTACGCTTTCGATTCTTCGTCACAATGCATTTGCTTCAGCGCTCGATCTAGGGAATATGGATCAAACCGTTTGGAATACGCTCAATGGAAACTTTTTTTCCTTAACCAATAATGGTCAAAATGTATCTAGGTTGGCTGTGCACGGTGATTTTTTGCTTGTGCTTTTTGCTCCGTTATACGCCCTTTGGTCTAATCCAAGAATACTCCTCATCGTGCAGTCAATCTATCTTGGGCTTGGTGCAGTTCCATTATTTCTTATTGCAAAGTCAGTGCTGAGAAATAGAGCCGTTGCGCTTGGTTTTGTACTAATCTACCTTCTCAACCCTCTCATCCAGTGGGTGAATATTTTCGACTTTCATACTGTATCTTTTATGGTTCCCGCATTCTTGTCCTTGTTCTACTGCGCGCTCAATAAAAGATGGAAGTGGTATTGGCTGTGGTTTGTATTAATACTTCTTACCAAAGAAGAAACGGCCCTACAGGTTTTTCTCTTTGGAATTTCGCTTTGGGTCGTGTTTAAGAATAGAAAGATTGGCGTACTAACCTCACTCATCTCAGGACTATGGTTCTGCTTCTTGTTTTTTATTCTGATGCCAAAATTTAGCCAATCCGGGGAGCACTGGGCACTCGCTTGGTATCAAAATGATGGTGTTGGTTCTCTGATGAATCGCGTATTATTTCTACCTGAAATTCAGAACTACTACAATCTTCTTCTCAGGTCTTTCGGTTTCTTACCATTATTTGGATTTCCGTGGTTATTACTTGCCGGCCCAGAGATTGTGATTAATGTTCTCAGCTCTCACTCAGAGATGCACTCTATTCAGTACCACTATACTTCGGGTATCATACCGATCTTACTCATCGCATCCATCTACGGAGTGAGATACTTTTCATCGTTAATAAGATCAAAGGCAGCGGTGGTATCAGGCATAGTAGTGGGAGGTGCTTTGCTCATAGTATTAAGGACGAATTATCATTACAGTCCACTCCCAACTACCGAGTCTTGTTGGTGTATCGTGTATCGTGTAACGCAAGAAGATATTGAATTTGAAAAAATACTTCAGTCCATTCCACAATCAGCATCAGTTACTTCATCGACCGAGATACATGGACATGTTTCTCAACGAAAAGAGGCATACATGCTTCCATATGCAACTGAGTCTGCACAGTTCATTGCTCTCATAGATCAGAACAGGGTAATTGACAACTACGGACCTAAACAGGAAGAGCGGGGATTGATACGAAGGCTGAATAAAGAAAAAAAATATCTTTTAATAACGAAGATTGGACACTTCTATCTTTATAAAAAAAATTAA